One region of Salvia miltiorrhiza cultivar Shanhuang (shh) chromosome 3, IMPLAD_Smil_shh, whole genome shotgun sequence genomic DNA includes:
- the LOC131016428 gene encoding protein SCAR2-like isoform X1 — MPMNRYEIRDEYSLADPELYRAADKDDPEALLEGVAMAGMVGVLRQLGDLAEFAAEIFHDLHEEVMATAVRGHSLKIRVQQLEAEVPSVEKALLSQTDLSSVFYNAGVDWHANLQLDQNLVTQGDLPRFVMDSYEECRGPPRLFLLDKFDVAGAGASLKRYTDPSFFKVETSAPANANVQREKKIRKAKKKGPRARYGGTPETLQASSHAKLHQLLLEECVENGVTKPAYRARLKRRPNAFPFNSKSGKSYMEELLKNPSPEHNLLHEITVSSPLQMSIDDQNESVLKLRSVGSAIESEGSKSNPPFADREEIMPNPSSNQRNDASTDIKTYGVSSLLNILTDDIPSTSDEENSRKDIAVDGESKLEGSLIGYQSDGVASEIDNYVDAPSTMESEMDTDSELRVKNKFTLYNKNQPLASVKNEEHCHSLSLDSQSTGDFSISDEGNSSYKKEISSSLSSDSPRTSAENPRSEKLSADIPEFVIVNASSIERNPQHFSADDVSKPVVSNNTLHGNDVDLENRPDVEQPTSSFCSTNSGPPLPHYDSRAVAVDGSLRGAKSDEIVSNSDDDVNKRDLILDSQCSPSASHSKSLEDDSQRSSSGEHLFGGEITCVSPRADISHHTSGSLDAISAYVVHEDDYDQKDQFANKPSTVNMDNIIYQNRMDTEEIISKENPIPGKLDNKVAQVTKSTDNFANGYIDIAHDGDNVASEVSEGDERDQSSNFYNEDPNVVSESFDSEDHCSNQISTGTLILSGIGHPPVLLKGGLVTCDKYFTPEGPTTINGTSELGNLKTSEVMGLQIGITDDVNPSDLTTPESSFCMPENLEDSSGISYTTERDGVNPDSGIAGVQLTEVSSSASLKLPSEIPESLDELYPSTDQSENARMACSIPAISDNTILENVSSPAGLDILVEEHVPCSQDLGLGVIEDDATSLSGFNRESQVQEEERSDLSGSHSESGLVEEVDEREAAALDFAAVCGTKHDDHPKPELSHNDFRSYLDSEVKHRVDMVNASQILTPLEQSGLDTEEESLHQSGLENLVSDVDSLHIGSMAEESILPENIELHSAPIDNALPDSSEILSSELSVFPASQLQMLDHDNDKGFDNFASSFPPPNCPPSMSVLPGLRDYGTDASAYPKDPSGFMFPPEVNQMNLHQSPSLPPLPPLQWRIGKLQHASSTTEEDKMDIKKVFPEPNFPLETSTGYAGSVPQQTKESPSQSEQITIKEENLEHGCPSLEANAMHKMTGLPQEIEYEQDQAQPQQQLLNPTKEKEIPSPAEEVEVAEGSQMVKLPVQIVPQSALKEEHTEHCSPTLEADSMDQAVHPPPEVETTQQKQQLHLVLPVQESVVPSPAVEDGVANGHRTIKLPRTCNPVIGSVAALDKSRLRKVTEEVRPQKQKQDERDALLDQIRAKSFNLKPTATTRPSIQGPNTNLKVAAILEKANAIRQALAGSDEDEDSWSDS; from the exons ATGCCGATGAATCGCTACGAGATACGGGACGAGTACAGCTTGGCCGATCCGGAGCTGTATCGAGCCGCCGACAAGGATGATCCCGAGGCCTTGCTTGAAGGCGTCGCCATGGCTGGCATGGTCGGCGTCCTTCGCCAGCTCGGAGACCTCGCCGA GTTTGCAGCAGAGATTTTTCATGATTTACATGAAGAAGTGATGGCTACCGCTGTGAGAGGACACAGTTTAAAGATACGAGTCCAACAGCTGGAGGCTGAAGTTCCTTCCGTTGAAAAGGCACTTCTCTCCCAAACTGATCTTTCCTCGGTCTTTTATAATGCTG GTGTTGACTGGCATGCTAACCTACAATTGGACCAGAATCTGGTCACACAAGGAGATTTGCCTCGTTTTGTTATGGACTCCTATGAAGAATGCAGGGGTCCTCCTCGACTATTTCTTTTAGACAA GTTTGATGTTGCTGGTGCTGGAGCATCTCTAAAACGCTACACTGATCCTTCATTCTTTAAAGTAGAGACCTCTGCACCAGCTAATGCAAATGTCCAAAGGGAAAAGAAGATCAGGAAAGCAAAG AAGAAAGGACCACGTGCGAGATATGGAGGAACACCTGAAACTTTGCAAGCATCATCCCATGCGAA ACTCCATCAGCTTTTACTGGAGGAATGTGTTGAAAATGGTGTTACCAAACCTGCATACCGTGCCAGATTGAAAAGGAGGCCAAATGCATTTCCGTTTAACTCAAAGTCTGGGAAGAGCTACATGGAAGAATTATTGAAGAATCCTTCCCCTGAGCATAATTTGCTTCATGAGATCACTGTGAGTTCACCCTTGCAGATGTCTATAGATGATCAAAATGAATCTGTACTCAAACTCAGATCAGTGGGTTCTGCTATAGAAAGTGAAGGAAGCAAAAGTAATCCTCCATTTGCAGATAGAGAGGAAATCATGCCGAATCCATCCTCGAATCAAAGAAATGATGCTTCGACAGATATTAAAACTTATGGGGTATCGTCACTTCTGAATATTCTAACAGATGACATCCCGTCCACTTCTGATGAGGAGAACAGTAGAAAGGATATAGCTGTAGATGGAGAAAGCAAATTGGAAGGCAGCTTAATAGGTTACCAATCGGATGGGGTTGCCAGTGAGATAGACAATTACGTGGATGCACCTTCAACCATGGAATCTGAGATGGATACAGACTCCGAGTTGAGGGTGAAGAATAAATTTACcttatataataaaaatcaaCCACTGGCGTCAGTTAAAAATGAAGAACATTGCCACTCTCTGTCATTAGATTCTCAATCCACTGGAGACTTCTCAATATCCGATGAGGGGAACAGTTcatacaaaaaagaaatatcAAGCTCCTTATCTTCAGACTCTCCAAGAACCTCAGCTGAAAACCCACGATCAGAAAAATTATCTGCTGATATCCCTGAATTTGTCATAGTTAATGCATCATCCATTGAGAGAAATCCTCAACATTTTTCTGCAGATGATGTTTCAAAACCTGTGGTTTCTAATAATACATTACATGGCAACGACGTAGACCTTGAGAACAGGCCTGACGTTGAGCAGCCTACTTCTAGTTTTTGCAGTACTAATTCAGGTCCTCCTCTACCCCATTATGATTCAAGAGCAGTTGCCGTAGATGGAAGTTTAAGAGGAGCTAAGTCAGATGAAATAGTCTCAAACTCGGATGACGATGTAAATAAGAGAGACCTGATTTTAGATTCTCAATGTTCTCCCAGTGCTTCTCATTCAAAGTCACTGGAAGATGATTCTCAGAGATCCTCTTCTGGAGAACATCTATTTGGTGGTGAGATAACCTGTGTGTCACCCCGTGCTGATATTAGCCATCATACCTCTGGTAGTTTGGATGCTATATCTGCTTATGTGGTGCATGAAGATGACTATGATCAGAAGGATCAGTTTGCGAACAAACCTTCCACCGTGAAcatggataatattatttatcAGAACAGAATGGATACTGAAGAGATCATATCAAAGGAGAACCCAATTCCAGGTAAATTGGACAATAAGGTCGCACAGGTCACAAAGTCGACTGATAACTTTGCAAACGGTTATATTGATATAGCTCATGATGGAGACAATGTTGCGTCAGAAGTTTCTGAAGGAGATGAAAGAGATCAAAGTAGCAATTTTTATAATGAAGATCCAAATGTTGTTTCTGAATCTTTCGACTCTGAAGACCATTGCTCTAATCAGATCAGCACAGGGACTTTGATTTTGTCGGGTATAGGACATCCTCCAGTTTTGCTGAAGGGAGGTCTTGTTACTTGTGACAAATATTTTACTCCAGAAGGACCGACAACAATAAATGGAACTTCTGAACTTGGAAACCTAAAAACCTCCGAAGTTATGGGGTTGCAGATAGGGATAACAGATGATGTTAACCCCAGTGATCTTACTACTCCGGAAAGCTCATTTTGTATGCCAGAGAATCTTGAAGATTCTTCAGGGATATCTTACACTACAGAAAGGGATGGTGTCAACCCCGACAGTGGCATTGCTGGGGTACAACTTACTGAAGTTTCTAGCTCCGCAAGTTTGAAATTACCAAGTGAGATTCCTGAGTCATTAGATGAGTTATACCCAAGTACAGATCAATCAGAGAATGCTAGGATGGCTTGTTCTATACCTGCAATTTCTGATAATACTATCTTGGAGAATGTCAGTTCACCTGCAGGCCTTGATATATTGGTTGAAGAGCATGTTCCTTGCTCTCAGGATCTGGGTCTCGGTGTAATTGAAGATGACGCAACCTCTCTCTCTGGATTTAATAGGGAATCACAGGTGCAGGAGGAAGAAAGGAGTGATCTTTCAGGAAGTCATAGCGAATCAGGTTTAGTGGAGGAAGTGGATGAAAGAGAAGCTGCCGCACTGGATTTTGCTGCAGTCTGCGGAACGAAGCATGATGATCATCCCAAACCGGAATTATCGCATAATGATTTTCGTTCATATCTTGATTCTGAAGTCAAACACAGGGTGGATATGGTTAATGCTTCACAAATTCTGACTCCTCTGGAGCAAAGTGGCCTAGATACAGAAGAGGAATCTTTACATCAAAGTGGCCTAGAGAATCTAGTCTCTGATGTTGACTCATTACACATCGGTTCTATGGCTGAAGAATCAATCTTGCCAGAAAATATTGAATTACATTCTGCCCCTATAGATAATGCTTTGCCTGATTCTAGTGAAATATTAAGTTCAGAGTTATCTGTATTTCCTGCAAGCCAACTGCAGATGTTGGATCATGATAATGACAAAGGATTTGACAATTTTGCCTCATCATTTCCACCTCCTAACTGTCCACCTTCAATGTCGGTGCTGCCAGGTCTAAGAGACTATGGCACTGATGCCTCTGCATATCCCAAGGATCCATCGGGGTTCATGTTCCCCCCTGAAGTTAATCAGATGAACCTGCACCAATCACCTTCTTTGCCACCTCTCCCTCCACTTCAGTGGAGGATAGGCAAGCTTCAGCATGCCTCGTCAACTACAGAGGAGGACAAAATGGACATCAAGAAAGTATTTCCAGAACCAAACTTTCCTCTTGAGACCTCCACTGGATATGCTGGTTCTGTGCCTCAGCAGACGAAAGAATCTCCTAGTCAAAGTGAGCAGATCACAATTAAAGAAGAGAATCTTGAGCATGGTTGTCCTAGCTTAGAGGCTAATGCTATGCACAAGATGACTGGCCTCCCACAAGAAATAGAATACGAGCAGGACCAGGCACAGCCGCAGCAGCAGCTTTTGAATCCTACAAAGGAGAAAGAGATCCCATCACCAGCTGAAGAAGTTGAAGTTGCTGAGGGGAGTCAAATGGTGAAATTGCCTGTTCAAATAGTTCCACAGTCCGCACTAAAAGAAGAGCATACAGAGCACTGTTCTCCTACTTTAGAGGCTGATTCCATGGATCAGGCAGTTCATCCACCACCAGAAGTAGAGACAACGCAGCAGAAGCAGCAGCTTCATCTTGTATTACCTGTTCAGGAGAGTGTAGTTCCTTCACCAGCTGTGGAAGACGGAGTTGCTAATGGGCATCGAACAATTAAACTTCCTCGAACATGCAATCCCGTTATTGGTTCTGTTGCTGCTCTTGATAAGAGTAGA CTGCGGAAAGTTACTGAAGAAGTCAGACCTCAAAAACAAAAGCAAGACGAAAGAGATGCTCTCCTGGATCAAATAAGGGCCAAG TCCTTCAACTTGAAACCTACAGCGACAACAAGACCTAGCATTCAGGGTCCTAACACCAATCTTAAAGTTGCAGCAATTCTGGAGAAAGCAAATGCAATTCGCCAG GCCTTGGCTGGTagtgatgaagatgaagatagtTGGAGCGATTCATGA
- the LOC131016428 gene encoding protein SCAR2-like isoform X2, giving the protein MDSYEECRGPPRLFLLDKFDVAGAGASLKRYTDPSFFKVETSAPANANVQREKKIRKAKKKGPRARYGGTPETLQASSHAKLHQLLLEECVENGVTKPAYRARLKRRPNAFPFNSKSGKSYMEELLKNPSPEHNLLHEITVSSPLQMSIDDQNESVLKLRSVGSAIESEGSKSNPPFADREEIMPNPSSNQRNDASTDIKTYGVSSLLNILTDDIPSTSDEENSRKDIAVDGESKLEGSLIGYQSDGVASEIDNYVDAPSTMESEMDTDSELRVKNKFTLYNKNQPLASVKNEEHCHSLSLDSQSTGDFSISDEGNSSYKKEISSSLSSDSPRTSAENPRSEKLSADIPEFVIVNASSIERNPQHFSADDVSKPVVSNNTLHGNDVDLENRPDVEQPTSSFCSTNSGPPLPHYDSRAVAVDGSLRGAKSDEIVSNSDDDVNKRDLILDSQCSPSASHSKSLEDDSQRSSSGEHLFGGEITCVSPRADISHHTSGSLDAISAYVVHEDDYDQKDQFANKPSTVNMDNIIYQNRMDTEEIISKENPIPGKLDNKVAQVTKSTDNFANGYIDIAHDGDNVASEVSEGDERDQSSNFYNEDPNVVSESFDSEDHCSNQISTGTLILSGIGHPPVLLKGGLVTCDKYFTPEGPTTINGTSELGNLKTSEVMGLQIGITDDVNPSDLTTPESSFCMPENLEDSSGISYTTERDGVNPDSGIAGVQLTEVSSSASLKLPSEIPESLDELYPSTDQSENARMACSIPAISDNTILENVSSPAGLDILVEEHVPCSQDLGLGVIEDDATSLSGFNRESQVQEEERSDLSGSHSESGLVEEVDEREAAALDFAAVCGTKHDDHPKPELSHNDFRSYLDSEVKHRVDMVNASQILTPLEQSGLDTEEESLHQSGLENLVSDVDSLHIGSMAEESILPENIELHSAPIDNALPDSSEILSSELSVFPASQLQMLDHDNDKGFDNFASSFPPPNCPPSMSVLPGLRDYGTDASAYPKDPSGFMFPPEVNQMNLHQSPSLPPLPPLQWRIGKLQHASSTTEEDKMDIKKVFPEPNFPLETSTGYAGSVPQQTKESPSQSEQITIKEENLEHGCPSLEANAMHKMTGLPQEIEYEQDQAQPQQQLLNPTKEKEIPSPAEEVEVAEGSQMVKLPVQIVPQSALKEEHTEHCSPTLEADSMDQAVHPPPEVETTQQKQQLHLVLPVQESVVPSPAVEDGVANGHRTIKLPRTCNPVIGSVAALDKSRLRKVTEEVRPQKQKQDERDALLDQIRAKSFNLKPTATTRPSIQGPNTNLKVAAILEKANAIRQALAGSDEDEDSWSDS; this is encoded by the exons ATGGACTCCTATGAAGAATGCAGGGGTCCTCCTCGACTATTTCTTTTAGACAA GTTTGATGTTGCTGGTGCTGGAGCATCTCTAAAACGCTACACTGATCCTTCATTCTTTAAAGTAGAGACCTCTGCACCAGCTAATGCAAATGTCCAAAGGGAAAAGAAGATCAGGAAAGCAAAG AAGAAAGGACCACGTGCGAGATATGGAGGAACACCTGAAACTTTGCAAGCATCATCCCATGCGAA ACTCCATCAGCTTTTACTGGAGGAATGTGTTGAAAATGGTGTTACCAAACCTGCATACCGTGCCAGATTGAAAAGGAGGCCAAATGCATTTCCGTTTAACTCAAAGTCTGGGAAGAGCTACATGGAAGAATTATTGAAGAATCCTTCCCCTGAGCATAATTTGCTTCATGAGATCACTGTGAGTTCACCCTTGCAGATGTCTATAGATGATCAAAATGAATCTGTACTCAAACTCAGATCAGTGGGTTCTGCTATAGAAAGTGAAGGAAGCAAAAGTAATCCTCCATTTGCAGATAGAGAGGAAATCATGCCGAATCCATCCTCGAATCAAAGAAATGATGCTTCGACAGATATTAAAACTTATGGGGTATCGTCACTTCTGAATATTCTAACAGATGACATCCCGTCCACTTCTGATGAGGAGAACAGTAGAAAGGATATAGCTGTAGATGGAGAAAGCAAATTGGAAGGCAGCTTAATAGGTTACCAATCGGATGGGGTTGCCAGTGAGATAGACAATTACGTGGATGCACCTTCAACCATGGAATCTGAGATGGATACAGACTCCGAGTTGAGGGTGAAGAATAAATTTACcttatataataaaaatcaaCCACTGGCGTCAGTTAAAAATGAAGAACATTGCCACTCTCTGTCATTAGATTCTCAATCCACTGGAGACTTCTCAATATCCGATGAGGGGAACAGTTcatacaaaaaagaaatatcAAGCTCCTTATCTTCAGACTCTCCAAGAACCTCAGCTGAAAACCCACGATCAGAAAAATTATCTGCTGATATCCCTGAATTTGTCATAGTTAATGCATCATCCATTGAGAGAAATCCTCAACATTTTTCTGCAGATGATGTTTCAAAACCTGTGGTTTCTAATAATACATTACATGGCAACGACGTAGACCTTGAGAACAGGCCTGACGTTGAGCAGCCTACTTCTAGTTTTTGCAGTACTAATTCAGGTCCTCCTCTACCCCATTATGATTCAAGAGCAGTTGCCGTAGATGGAAGTTTAAGAGGAGCTAAGTCAGATGAAATAGTCTCAAACTCGGATGACGATGTAAATAAGAGAGACCTGATTTTAGATTCTCAATGTTCTCCCAGTGCTTCTCATTCAAAGTCACTGGAAGATGATTCTCAGAGATCCTCTTCTGGAGAACATCTATTTGGTGGTGAGATAACCTGTGTGTCACCCCGTGCTGATATTAGCCATCATACCTCTGGTAGTTTGGATGCTATATCTGCTTATGTGGTGCATGAAGATGACTATGATCAGAAGGATCAGTTTGCGAACAAACCTTCCACCGTGAAcatggataatattatttatcAGAACAGAATGGATACTGAAGAGATCATATCAAAGGAGAACCCAATTCCAGGTAAATTGGACAATAAGGTCGCACAGGTCACAAAGTCGACTGATAACTTTGCAAACGGTTATATTGATATAGCTCATGATGGAGACAATGTTGCGTCAGAAGTTTCTGAAGGAGATGAAAGAGATCAAAGTAGCAATTTTTATAATGAAGATCCAAATGTTGTTTCTGAATCTTTCGACTCTGAAGACCATTGCTCTAATCAGATCAGCACAGGGACTTTGATTTTGTCGGGTATAGGACATCCTCCAGTTTTGCTGAAGGGAGGTCTTGTTACTTGTGACAAATATTTTACTCCAGAAGGACCGACAACAATAAATGGAACTTCTGAACTTGGAAACCTAAAAACCTCCGAAGTTATGGGGTTGCAGATAGGGATAACAGATGATGTTAACCCCAGTGATCTTACTACTCCGGAAAGCTCATTTTGTATGCCAGAGAATCTTGAAGATTCTTCAGGGATATCTTACACTACAGAAAGGGATGGTGTCAACCCCGACAGTGGCATTGCTGGGGTACAACTTACTGAAGTTTCTAGCTCCGCAAGTTTGAAATTACCAAGTGAGATTCCTGAGTCATTAGATGAGTTATACCCAAGTACAGATCAATCAGAGAATGCTAGGATGGCTTGTTCTATACCTGCAATTTCTGATAATACTATCTTGGAGAATGTCAGTTCACCTGCAGGCCTTGATATATTGGTTGAAGAGCATGTTCCTTGCTCTCAGGATCTGGGTCTCGGTGTAATTGAAGATGACGCAACCTCTCTCTCTGGATTTAATAGGGAATCACAGGTGCAGGAGGAAGAAAGGAGTGATCTTTCAGGAAGTCATAGCGAATCAGGTTTAGTGGAGGAAGTGGATGAAAGAGAAGCTGCCGCACTGGATTTTGCTGCAGTCTGCGGAACGAAGCATGATGATCATCCCAAACCGGAATTATCGCATAATGATTTTCGTTCATATCTTGATTCTGAAGTCAAACACAGGGTGGATATGGTTAATGCTTCACAAATTCTGACTCCTCTGGAGCAAAGTGGCCTAGATACAGAAGAGGAATCTTTACATCAAAGTGGCCTAGAGAATCTAGTCTCTGATGTTGACTCATTACACATCGGTTCTATGGCTGAAGAATCAATCTTGCCAGAAAATATTGAATTACATTCTGCCCCTATAGATAATGCTTTGCCTGATTCTAGTGAAATATTAAGTTCAGAGTTATCTGTATTTCCTGCAAGCCAACTGCAGATGTTGGATCATGATAATGACAAAGGATTTGACAATTTTGCCTCATCATTTCCACCTCCTAACTGTCCACCTTCAATGTCGGTGCTGCCAGGTCTAAGAGACTATGGCACTGATGCCTCTGCATATCCCAAGGATCCATCGGGGTTCATGTTCCCCCCTGAAGTTAATCAGATGAACCTGCACCAATCACCTTCTTTGCCACCTCTCCCTCCACTTCAGTGGAGGATAGGCAAGCTTCAGCATGCCTCGTCAACTACAGAGGAGGACAAAATGGACATCAAGAAAGTATTTCCAGAACCAAACTTTCCTCTTGAGACCTCCACTGGATATGCTGGTTCTGTGCCTCAGCAGACGAAAGAATCTCCTAGTCAAAGTGAGCAGATCACAATTAAAGAAGAGAATCTTGAGCATGGTTGTCCTAGCTTAGAGGCTAATGCTATGCACAAGATGACTGGCCTCCCACAAGAAATAGAATACGAGCAGGACCAGGCACAGCCGCAGCAGCAGCTTTTGAATCCTACAAAGGAGAAAGAGATCCCATCACCAGCTGAAGAAGTTGAAGTTGCTGAGGGGAGTCAAATGGTGAAATTGCCTGTTCAAATAGTTCCACAGTCCGCACTAAAAGAAGAGCATACAGAGCACTGTTCTCCTACTTTAGAGGCTGATTCCATGGATCAGGCAGTTCATCCACCACCAGAAGTAGAGACAACGCAGCAGAAGCAGCAGCTTCATCTTGTATTACCTGTTCAGGAGAGTGTAGTTCCTTCACCAGCTGTGGAAGACGGAGTTGCTAATGGGCATCGAACAATTAAACTTCCTCGAACATGCAATCCCGTTATTGGTTCTGTTGCTGCTCTTGATAAGAGTAGA CTGCGGAAAGTTACTGAAGAAGTCAGACCTCAAAAACAAAAGCAAGACGAAAGAGATGCTCTCCTGGATCAAATAAGGGCCAAG TCCTTCAACTTGAAACCTACAGCGACAACAAGACCTAGCATTCAGGGTCCTAACACCAATCTTAAAGTTGCAGCAATTCTGGAGAAAGCAAATGCAATTCGCCAG GCCTTGGCTGGTagtgatgaagatgaagatagtTGGAGCGATTCATGA
- the LOC131018696 gene encoding uncharacterized protein LOC131018696, with product MVGGVSSARVGGSRGRGGGSSGRGAPSSSTHPTSSTGSDGGIAASVRDIQLTHSPSSSASVPTAASETTSNGRTTLVIEHGQLHPLGMVPGAVTKIFKQVQNPEGFNWKLTWKLTPPAIKTAYFEEFKKHFTWDAAIEADVYKLWIEIAARRYKDFVFDIKKKKNKRPSFIHEDHWPNWLKYWDSDEFKAKSEIAKKCRMSEPLGPGTGQVKHKGGSRSILQYAEEVAKRKGVEPTECFYDAYQILHKNKDGTYTDEKSRQIGERMDELVASQSQPVDDDSDPPEIDMNKVYVQAVGGLDKKKRMFGVGGLAASYRSSEQSSGTSQFQGPTVDPQRLVDVEL from the exons ATGGTGGGAGGAGTATCTAGTGCGAGAGTAGGAGGTTCACGTGGGAGAGGAGGAGGTTCGAGTGGTAGAGGTGCTCCATCATCCTCAACGCACCCTACATCATCCACAGGATCAGATGGTGGGATTGCTGCATCTGTACGGGATATACAGCTGACTCATTCACCTTCATCTTCGGCATCGGTTCCTACTGCGGCATCAGAGACTACGTCCAATGGACGTACTACACTTGTCATTGAACATGG GCAATTACATCCCTTGGGGATGGTTCCAGGTGCAGTCACTAAGATTTTCAAGCAAGTTCAAAATCCAGAAGGCTTCAATTGGAAACTCACTTGGAAACTCACTCCACCTGCTATTAAGACGGCGTACTTTGAGGAATTCAAG AAACATTTCACATGGGATGCGGCAATAGAGGCGGATGTTTACAAGCTTTGGATTGAGATTGCTGCGCGGAGGTATAAGGAtttcgtcttcgacatcaagaAAAAGAAGAACAAGAGGCCTTCTTTTATTCACGAGGATCACTGGCCTAATTGGCTTAAGTACTGGGACTCTGATGAATTCAAAGCCAAATCAGAGATAGCAAAAAAGTGTAGGATGTCTGAGCCTTTAGGTCCTGGAACTGGTCAAGTGAAGCACAAGGGAGGTTCGAGGTCTATTCTTCAGTATGCTGAAGAAGTG gcTAAAAGGAAAGGAGTGGAGCCGACTGAATGTTTCTACGATGCTTATCAGATCCTTCATAAGAACAAGGATGGTACTTATACAGACGAGAAGTCTAGACAGATTGGA gAAAGAATGGATGAATTAGTTGCTTCCCAGAGTCAGCCTGTGGATGATGATTCTGATCCGCCAGAGATCGATATGAACAAGGTGTACGTGCAGGCTGTTGGTGGACTCGACAAAAAGAAGAGAATGTTTGGAGTTGGTGGACTTGCAGCCAGCTATAGGAGTAGTGAGCAGTCGAGTGGTACATCTCAGTTTCAGGGCCCTACTGTCGATCCACAACGACTTGTGGATGTAGAGTTGTAG
- the LOC131018695 gene encoding uncharacterized protein LOC131018695, with amino-acid sequence MSRELFLRIVNALEVDPYFQQRPDAVGRVGFSPIQKCTAAIRQLAYGNSADCCDEYLRIGETTALECLKKFCKAVVRIFGGTYLRRPTTADVQRITAMHEARHGFPGMLGSLDCMHWGWKSFQFPNDEKKRRFKVMQEAARKDVERAFGVLQARWGGNASNFDGDDGEGPSSTPQTQFNSGAPPEFAAYLARNASLKDARLHARLRDDLVEHIWARFGPVDP; translated from the exons ATGAGCCGGGAGTTGTTTCTACGCATTGTCAATGCGCTAGAAGTCGATCCTTACTTCCAACAACGTCCGGATGCTGTTGGCCGGGTGGGCTTCTCCCCGATCCAGAAGTGCACTGCCGCTATTCGACAATTGGCATACGGCAATTCTGCTGATTGTTGTGATGAATATCTCCGTATAGGAGAAACGACGGCGTTGGAATGCTTGAAGAAATTCTGCAAGGCCGTCGTTCGTATCTTTGGCGGCACGTATTTGAGGCGGCCAACAACTGCCGATGTGCAACGCATCACTGCAATGCATGAAGCCCGCCATGGGTTCCCGGGAATGTTGGGGAGcctagactgcatgcattggggaTGGAAGAGCTTCCAGTTTCCGAACGATGAGAAGAAGCGGAGGTTCAAGGTGATGCAAGAAGCTGCAAGGAAGGATGTGGAACGAGCTTTCGGTGTTCTTCAGGCTCGGTGGG GTGGAAATGCAAGTAATTTTGACGGTGACGACGGCGAGGGACCAAGTTCTACTCCTCAAACACAATTCAATTCCGGAGCACCACCGGAGTTCGCCGCCTATTTGGCACGGAATGCAAGCTTGAAGGATGCACGATTGCATGCTCGCCTCCGCGACGATTTGGTTGAGCATATATGGGCACGCTTTGGTCCGGTTGACCCGTAG